CCGAAGGACGTCAGGAAACAGAAAAAGGCGGCAATTTCTATGACGGCATATCATTCCACAGAATCATCAAGGGTTTTATGATCCAGGGAGGATGCCCGGATGGAAACGGCACAGGAGGTCCTGGTTACAGATTCAAGGATGAATGCAAACCAGAACTCAAACATTCAGGAGCTGGCATACTTTCAATGGCAAATGCTGGCCCTAATACAAACGGCAGCCAGTTTTTCATAACACTTGCCGCCACCCCTCATCTTAATAAAAAGCATACCGTCTTTGGACAGGTTACAAAGGGAATGGGAGTTATCAAAAAAATAGGTGACGTACAGACAGGTTACATGGATCGCCCTGAAACTCCTGTGACCATAGAAAAGGTAACAATAGTAAGACCGCAATAACGAAAATAAAGGATGCAGGGAACATAACTCTCTGCATCCTTATTATCACTGATGATTTAGCCAATTCGTTTCCCCCCCGGTTTTAGAAACAAACATGACAAGGTCGCAAAAGTCCGATTTCCGTCATTCCGGCCCAGGCCGGAATCCAGAAGTGGCTGAAATTAATGGATGCCGAATCAAGTCCGGCATGACTCTTAAGCCATTTTTAGACTTTTTGCGAGTCCATCAAACATGATGATCTCACAAAAAGCAAAAAAAGCTACCTTGCCTTTTTAATATCAGAAATCTGAATCCCTATATCTCCGAAATCGAAATCAGATATTCCACCTTTGG
The DNA window shown above is from Desulforegula conservatrix Mb1Pa and carries:
- a CDS encoding peptidylprolyl isomerase; its protein translation is MIIKCSHKEDHKRLTAVFETSMGTFEAELFAEECPETVWNFVNLAEGRQETEKGGNFYDGISFHRIIKGFMIQGGCPDGNGTGGPGYRFKDECKPELKHSGAGILSMANAGPNTNGSQFFITLAATPHLNKKHTVFGQVTKGMGVIKKIGDVQTGYMDRPETPVTIEKVTIVRPQ